The Blastopirellula marina genome has a window encoding:
- a CDS encoding excinuclease ABC subunit UvrC has product MADNPDGQPPAQMPEATPAQGKPAEHVPFTVTADKVRKFPTTSGVYIFKDDKGRVIYVGKAKNLRSRAGSYFLAEAAIDQRTGYWVNEIADADYLETESEVDALLAESRLIKDVQPKYNKEQKDDKTFPYLMITQREDFPRVEFTREPKDKNAKLYGPFASAGALRGAIQVLQRIFKFRTCDLDIDETDERWKWFRPCLLASIDQCTAPCNLRISKEEYRKDIRRLQMFLEGNRTRLVKQLQEEMQEASKNLEFEKAAKLRDEITMLERLDERGELETHAQPEVFYVDPKKGLAGLRKVLGLAETPRTIEGVDIAHLGGSDTVASLVQFLDGLPFKPGYRRYKIRGVDGVDDFRSIHEVVARRFKRLSDTSEVFPDILLIDGGKGQLNAAMAAFRDLKIEPPTVISLAKREEEVYRPGESEPIRLSRHSFALRLLQYVRDESHRFAQHYHHLLREKRTFDR; this is encoded by the coding sequence ATGGCAGATAACCCCGACGGCCAGCCGCCTGCCCAAATGCCGGAAGCGACTCCTGCTCAAGGAAAGCCCGCTGAACACGTTCCCTTCACGGTAACGGCGGACAAAGTACGTAAATTTCCGACCACCTCCGGCGTGTATATCTTCAAAGACGACAAGGGACGCGTGATCTACGTCGGCAAGGCCAAGAACCTCCGTTCGCGGGCTGGCAGCTACTTTCTAGCCGAAGCAGCCATCGATCAGCGGACCGGTTATTGGGTCAACGAGATCGCCGATGCCGACTACCTGGAAACGGAAAGCGAAGTCGACGCGCTGCTGGCCGAATCGCGGCTGATCAAAGATGTCCAGCCGAAGTACAACAAAGAGCAAAAAGACGACAAAACGTTTCCGTACCTGATGATCACGCAGCGGGAAGACTTTCCCCGCGTCGAGTTTACTCGCGAGCCGAAGGATAAGAACGCCAAGCTGTACGGACCGTTCGCCAGTGCCGGAGCACTGCGTGGTGCGATTCAGGTCCTGCAGCGGATCTTCAAGTTCCGCACGTGCGATCTCGATATCGACGAGACCGACGAACGCTGGAAGTGGTTTCGTCCCTGTTTGCTGGCCAGCATCGATCAGTGTACCGCGCCGTGCAATCTGCGTATCAGCAAGGAAGAGTACCGTAAAGACATTCGTCGCCTGCAAATGTTTCTGGAAGGGAATCGCACTCGCCTGGTGAAGCAGTTGCAAGAGGAAATGCAGGAAGCTTCCAAGAACCTTGAATTCGAGAAGGCGGCCAAGCTGCGCGACGAGATCACCATGCTCGAACGTCTCGATGAACGGGGCGAATTGGAAACCCACGCCCAGCCGGAAGTCTTCTATGTCGATCCGAAGAAGGGCCTGGCTGGCCTCCGCAAGGTATTGGGCCTGGCAGAAACACCGCGGACGATTGAAGGAGTCGATATCGCGCACCTGGGGGGCAGTGACACGGTGGCCAGCCTGGTGCAGTTTCTCGACGGGTTACCGTTCAAGCCAGGCTATCGCCGCTACAAGATTCGCGGTGTCGATGGTGTGGACGACTTTCGCAGTATTCACGAGGTCGTGGCTCGCCGCTTCAAACGGCTGAGCGATACGTCGGAAGTCTTCCCCGATATTCTGTTGATCGACGGCGGCAAGGGGCAGCTTAACGCGGCAATGGCGGCGTTTCGTGATCTGAAGATCGAGCCCCCGACGGTGATCTCGTTGGCCAAGCGTGAGGAAGAAGTCTACCGACCTGGTGAAAGCGAACCGATTCGACTGAGCCGTCATTCGTTCGCGCTGCGACTGCTGCAGTACGTTCGAGACGAGTCGCACCGCTTCGCCCAACACTATCACCACCTGCTACGAGAGAAACGAACATTCGACCGATAA
- a CDS encoding exonuclease SbcCD subunit D, producing the protein MTKFIHTADLHIDSPLRGLAVRDEAMMRRVQRATRTALERIVDLAIQEQVEFILIAGDLFDGDWKDMHSGQWVAGQFRRLADANIGVYYIRGNHDAVSQIQRKIRWPDNVVELPHDEPASIVLEDIGVAIHGQGFADREVMIDLAARYPQRISGMFNVAMLHTSLTGSEHHDTYAPTTIETLRGRGYDYWALGHIHLRNMEPLSTEPYVAYSGNPQGRHIREPGAKGCLIAEIEGESLKQVTFHPTDSLRWQELVLDVSQETSLEGVLAQAGTAIQAGHDQHLGLGSAFRLTFCGATKVHEQLSDLIKRGEVLGEIHNAAEAIDDEIWIEKIRFETQPHSQASLQDTHDLWGSIAQQFDQVQADAEAIKQLEELVKPVLDKVSAQHVALSDDGTLDERLPQWITAAQQLLRSRLGAASE; encoded by the coding sequence ATGACAAAATTCATTCACACTGCCGACCTGCACATCGACAGCCCGCTGCGCGGCCTCGCCGTGCGGGACGAAGCGATGATGCGCCGCGTGCAGCGGGCAACTCGCACGGCGCTCGAGCGCATCGTCGATCTGGCGATCCAAGAGCAAGTCGAGTTCATCCTGATTGCTGGCGATCTGTTCGATGGCGATTGGAAAGACATGCACTCTGGCCAGTGGGTGGCAGGCCAGTTCCGCCGCCTGGCCGATGCCAATATCGGCGTCTATTACATTCGCGGTAATCACGACGCCGTCAGCCAGATTCAACGCAAGATTCGCTGGCCCGACAACGTGGTCGAACTTCCTCATGACGAGCCTGCGTCGATCGTGCTGGAAGATATCGGCGTTGCGATTCACGGCCAAGGCTTCGCCGATCGCGAAGTGATGATCGACCTGGCAGCCAGGTACCCGCAGCGCATCAGCGGCATGTTCAATGTCGCCATGCTTCATACTAGCCTGACCGGCAGCGAACATCACGACACGTACGCACCCACCACGATCGAAACTCTCCGTGGCCGCGGTTACGACTACTGGGCCCTGGGTCATATTCATCTGCGAAACATGGAGCCGCTTTCCACCGAACCGTACGTCGCCTATAGCGGCAACCCCCAAGGGCGTCACATTCGCGAGCCTGGTGCCAAAGGGTGCCTGATCGCCGAGATCGAAGGGGAATCGCTCAAGCAGGTCACCTTCCATCCAACGGACTCATTGCGATGGCAAGAGTTGGTTCTCGATGTCAGTCAGGAAACGTCCCTGGAAGGAGTGCTCGCCCAAGCAGGCACCGCAATTCAAGCCGGGCACGACCAACATCTGGGACTCGGTTCGGCATTTCGTTTAACGTTCTGCGGTGCCACGAAAGTACACGAGCAGTTGTCTGATTTGATCAAGCGCGGCGAAGTGCTCGGCGAGATTCACAACGCGGCGGAAGCGATCGACGACGAAATCTGGATCGAGAAGATCCGCTTCGAAACCCAACCCCATTCGCAAGCCTCGCTACAAGACACGCACGACTTGTGGGGTTCGATCGCCCAACAGTTCGACCAGGTTCAAGCCGATGCCGAGGCGATCAAGCAGCTGGAAGAACTCGTCAAACCAGTTCTCGACAAGGTAAGTGCCCAGCATGTCGCACTGAGCGACGATGGAACCTTGGACGAGCGTCTGCCCCAGTGGATCACGGCAGCTCAGCAACTACTCCGCAGTCGATTAGGGGCCGCAAGCGAATGA
- a CDS encoding gamma-glutamylcyclotransferase gives MPDELVAFFAYGTLKRGEVREKCWPCRPVAVLRGSTPGSLWQVADYPGLKLEGETRVLGEIWLFPAKQEERLLEVLDEVEGYPTLYTREVVECETLDGQSITATVYVYNKPILPTFDVVPADAQGMIHWVGNTQRFA, from the coding sequence ATGCCTGACGAACTGGTTGCCTTTTTTGCCTACGGAACCCTGAAGCGAGGCGAGGTCCGCGAAAAATGCTGGCCCTGCCGTCCCGTAGCCGTGCTGCGTGGATCAACGCCAGGCTCGCTCTGGCAAGTCGCCGACTACCCCGGGCTGAAGCTGGAAGGAGAGACGCGCGTTCTGGGCGAGATCTGGCTCTTCCCAGCAAAGCAGGAAGAACGGCTGCTGGAAGTGCTCGACGAGGTCGAAGGGTACCCGACCTTGTACACACGGGAAGTGGTCGAGTGCGAAACGCTCGATGGCCAGTCGATCACGGCAACCGTTTACGTCTACAACAAGCCGATTCTGCCGACCTTCGATGTCGTCCCGGCCGATGCCCAGGGGATGATTCACTGGGTAGGCAACACTCAGCGATTCGCGTAG
- a CDS encoding AAA family ATPase — MKLRHLDLENYGIHVEQSFAFQPHSLQIVYGRNEAGKSTLLQAVRELLFGFQHAKSNPFAPDSTNKKMKATAQLTMSDGSDLQIVRRQGNKNTLTGNYQDNEIDEDRWKQLISGADQRLYEHVFGFSLKELATGEESLKEANLDEALFGGGLGRLHDYKELLKSIDEETESLFKNRGQKQKINAILADIKALKSELKQSSLRPAEYEEWLTEARLCEEELTRLSTTLDKVYRKQQHLERLRKAHPLWIERQAKRQQLAKLEAPSSFPADALQELSQTRQQSAKLSAEVENLTLDLKQLDQEIAAIQFNTKVIESGEAIQTLLFGIKEVQGYRRDIPLRTQDRQRDIDEAHAILRQIDPKLKLEQIAKFELTLTQRNKIQQLSKTFQKLTTEIESHSPEVERLDREIQEIETTLAEIPQHVAELVERLQSSLDPLRTSLARRSELASHMRKLNADISQRRQSVDAIAGRELDLTNPLPMPMEPTIHRYETELQSLSEQIRAAEASVRETTDELANKNDELRRLEQGARLVSEEELHSARQDRDETWQSLRSQLLGEADATTSKPNPSQAEAFDKQLVHTDQLADERYRHAQMLADQQSMLSTIRSLEERLAAREKHLAQLTATRQETWQAWCAEWKPVELTPKSPQEMLPWRATYLALVETQAEVSQIGQEIAPLDRRIEATTALLREHDLVSSDMAPEEAAVWLESFLKRVQADQQKRDQWEHRRQMNRESRKTAFSQNEKRQQQLAVIQTEASEILSVFETIGDVDLETAADLIQAVEKVQAKLVSAEGLQQRIADMQQGLKQFADQVETVVAATGESLGDMSPENAAQRLGTLLSEAENQRGLRKELEIKRQVRSESLERSQKDLAEVAARLSQWRSQIDAETDEQLEVVSQIVREKQALERDLAELDTQLALVRESEPAQSFQQALKALDVDGLKQELMSATSEHAEAKQLQEQVQRQLGEFDLRLRDVDQTSHSVLALGKIESLQADLSDCLDRLGPLLIAKEMLARAMQAFREENSGQLLTIISQLIEQMTEGRYTKVEHDPDHEGGLILSGPHDLRRTPSQLSTGTREQLYLAIRLAYIRHYCQGAQPLPVLMDDILVNFDDARQIATLKVLMDFDPQIQIIMLTCHQPLVDKVQSLSESIQVTRIDGQPVESPPAKTQPKRKKTPEKSSTPSLF; from the coding sequence ATGAAACTACGCCACCTTGACCTGGAAAACTACGGCATTCACGTCGAGCAAAGCTTCGCGTTTCAGCCTCATAGCTTGCAAATTGTCTACGGCCGAAACGAAGCAGGCAAATCGACGCTGCTGCAAGCGGTGCGCGAACTGCTGTTTGGCTTTCAACACGCCAAGAGCAATCCGTTTGCGCCCGATTCGACCAATAAGAAGATGAAGGCCACCGCGCAGCTGACGATGTCGGACGGGTCCGACCTACAGATCGTTCGCCGCCAAGGGAACAAGAACACCCTGACCGGCAACTACCAAGACAATGAGATTGACGAAGACCGCTGGAAGCAACTGATCAGCGGGGCCGACCAGCGACTGTACGAGCACGTCTTCGGTTTTTCGCTCAAAGAACTCGCCACCGGCGAAGAGAGCTTGAAAGAAGCCAACCTGGACGAGGCCCTGTTCGGCGGTGGGCTAGGTCGTTTACACGACTACAAGGAGCTGCTCAAGAGTATCGATGAAGAGACCGAAAGCCTGTTCAAAAATCGGGGGCAGAAGCAGAAGATCAACGCGATCTTGGCAGATATCAAAGCTCTCAAGTCGGAACTCAAGCAGTCATCCCTTCGCCCGGCCGAATACGAAGAATGGCTCACCGAGGCTCGCCTTTGCGAGGAAGAACTGACGCGACTGAGTACCACGCTCGACAAGGTCTATCGCAAGCAGCAGCATTTAGAGCGTTTGCGAAAAGCACATCCCCTGTGGATCGAACGGCAAGCCAAGCGGCAGCAACTGGCCAAGCTGGAAGCACCCTCTTCCTTTCCGGCCGATGCCCTGCAAGAGCTTTCGCAAACACGACAACAATCGGCGAAACTTTCCGCCGAGGTCGAAAATCTGACGCTCGACCTGAAGCAACTGGATCAAGAGATCGCGGCCATCCAGTTCAACACCAAAGTCATCGAATCAGGCGAAGCGATTCAAACGCTGCTGTTTGGCATCAAAGAAGTCCAAGGGTATCGCCGCGACATTCCGCTGAGAACCCAGGATCGTCAGCGCGACATCGACGAAGCCCACGCCATTCTGCGGCAAATTGACCCGAAGCTGAAGCTAGAGCAGATCGCGAAGTTTGAACTTACGCTCACGCAGCGCAACAAGATCCAGCAGCTGAGCAAGACATTCCAGAAGCTGACGACCGAAATCGAGTCGCACTCACCGGAGGTCGAACGACTTGATCGCGAGATCCAGGAGATCGAGACAACCCTGGCCGAGATTCCCCAGCACGTGGCGGAGTTGGTCGAGCGTCTGCAATCAAGCCTCGATCCGCTCAGGACATCGCTTGCACGGCGTAGTGAGCTGGCGTCTCACATGCGTAAGCTGAACGCGGACATCTCGCAGCGTCGCCAGTCGGTCGATGCGATCGCTGGCCGCGAACTCGATCTCACGAATCCGCTACCGATGCCGATGGAACCGACCATTCATCGCTATGAGACGGAGCTTCAATCGCTGTCCGAGCAAATCCGCGCCGCGGAAGCATCCGTTCGAGAGACGACTGACGAGCTTGCTAACAAGAACGATGAGCTGCGTCGTCTGGAACAAGGTGCCCGCCTGGTCTCAGAGGAAGAGCTGCATTCGGCCCGCCAAGATCGCGACGAAACCTGGCAGTCGCTACGTTCGCAGCTCTTGGGAGAAGCGGATGCGACGACCTCCAAGCCAAATCCATCGCAGGCCGAAGCTTTCGACAAGCAGTTGGTACATACCGACCAGTTGGCCGACGAGCGATATCGACATGCCCAGATGCTGGCCGATCAACAATCGATGCTGTCGACCATCCGTTCGCTGGAAGAACGCCTGGCCGCGCGGGAAAAGCACCTGGCTCAACTCACCGCCACCCGGCAGGAAACATGGCAGGCGTGGTGCGCCGAGTGGAAGCCGGTCGAGCTGACACCCAAGTCGCCGCAAGAGATGCTTCCCTGGCGAGCCACCTACCTGGCTCTCGTCGAAACGCAGGCCGAGGTTTCGCAAATCGGCCAGGAGATTGCCCCCCTCGATCGCCGCATTGAAGCTACCACTGCCCTGCTGCGTGAACACGATCTCGTTTCATCTGACATGGCCCCAGAAGAAGCAGCCGTCTGGCTCGAGTCGTTCCTCAAGCGAGTTCAGGCAGACCAGCAGAAACGGGATCAGTGGGAACATCGACGACAGATGAACCGCGAAAGCCGCAAAACGGCGTTCAGCCAAAATGAAAAACGACAGCAGCAGCTCGCGGTGATTCAAACCGAAGCGTCCGAGATCCTCTCGGTGTTTGAAACGATTGGCGATGTCGATCTGGAGACGGCTGCCGATCTGATTCAAGCCGTTGAAAAGGTCCAGGCCAAACTGGTCAGCGCCGAAGGGCTACAGCAACGCATCGCCGATATGCAGCAAGGCCTGAAGCAGTTTGCCGACCAGGTCGAAACGGTTGTGGCGGCAACCGGTGAATCACTAGGCGACATGTCCCCGGAAAACGCCGCCCAGCGCCTGGGAACGCTGCTTTCCGAGGCGGAGAACCAACGCGGCCTGCGAAAGGAACTGGAAATCAAACGCCAGGTCCGCTCCGAATCTCTCGAACGTAGCCAGAAGGATCTCGCGGAAGTCGCGGCCCGCCTGTCGCAATGGCGTTCTCAAATCGACGCTGAAACGGACGAGCAGTTGGAAGTCGTTTCGCAGATTGTCCGCGAGAAGCAAGCTCTTGAGCGTGATCTGGCGGAACTCGACACGCAACTGGCACTGGTTCGCGAATCGGAGCCTGCCCAGTCGTTTCAGCAGGCACTCAAGGCGCTCGACGTCGATGGGCTCAAGCAAGAGCTTATGTCGGCCACCAGTGAACACGCCGAAGCCAAACAGCTTCAAGAGCAGGTCCAGCGGCAACTGGGCGAATTCGATCTGCGGCTGCGAGATGTCGATCAAACGAGCCACTCGGTGTTGGCCCTGGGGAAGATCGAATCGCTCCAAGCCGATCTTTCCGATTGCCTGGACCGGCTGGGACCGCTGCTGATTGCCAAGGAGATGCTCGCCCGCGCGATGCAGGCATTCCGTGAAGAAAACTCGGGGCAACTGCTGACGATCATCAGCCAACTGATCGAGCAAATGACCGAGGGACGTTATACGAAGGTCGAGCACGACCCCGATCACGAAGGGGGGCTGATCCTGAGCGGGCCCCACGATCTTCGCCGTACCCCTTCGCAGCTGAGCACCGGTACACGTGAACAGCTTTACCTGGCGATTCGCCTGGCCTACATTCGACATTACTGCCAAGGGGCCCAGCCGCTGCCAGTCTTGATGGACGACATCCTGGTCAACTTCGACGATGCCCGTCAGATCGCCACGCTGAAGGTCCTGATGGATTTCGATCCGCAAATTCAGATTATCATGCTGACGTGCCATCAACCGCTAGTCGACAAAGTCCAGTCACTCAGCGAGTCGATCCAGGTCACGCGAATTGACGGCCAGCCGGTCGAATCGCCCCCGGCCAAAACGCAGCCCAAACGTAAAAAGACGCCTGAAAAGTCCTCGACACCAAGCTTGTTTTAA
- a CDS encoding helix-turn-helix transcriptional regulator — protein sequence MARNEQLIRQHKILQILERYRYGCLLEEIRDALVDELGLSSLHTRTVRRDIESLQAAGLDIDVHDSGRGRVWKLGASGRGMHKITATATELIALSLGRDLLLPLSGTPFWVGVESFWTKIQEQLPEGTWEHYRKYRQVLYVTGLASKNYSAQEGTLKNLNRAIHQHRVVEVAYQKPGQPSPSQRRLEPYGIVFHQGSIYIVAAASELPEDDPNRIRHWKLDRFKKAEVTDDYFKVPKDFDLEEHLGGSIGIFAAHKPMDFKIKITAAAASWVVEDPWHAEQKVEQHDDGSITLTVKAAHELEIIPRVLALGPEAEVLAPKSTREAIKARVEKMAEVYANR from the coding sequence ATGGCACGCAACGAACAACTCATTCGGCAGCACAAGATCTTGCAGATCCTCGAGCGTTATCGCTACGGATGCTTGTTGGAAGAGATTCGCGACGCGTTGGTCGACGAGCTCGGTTTGTCTTCGCTGCATACTCGCACGGTCCGCCGCGATATCGAATCGCTACAAGCGGCAGGTCTTGATATAGATGTGCACGACTCCGGCCGAGGACGCGTGTGGAAGCTTGGTGCCAGTGGCCGTGGGATGCATAAGATCACCGCGACGGCGACAGAGTTGATTGCCCTTTCTCTAGGGCGCGATCTTCTGCTGCCTCTTTCCGGCACGCCATTTTGGGTGGGTGTCGAGTCGTTCTGGACGAAGATCCAAGAGCAACTGCCTGAGGGAACGTGGGAGCATTACCGCAAGTATCGCCAGGTGCTGTACGTGACGGGACTGGCGTCGAAGAATTATTCGGCCCAGGAAGGGACTCTCAAGAATCTGAATCGTGCGATTCACCAGCATCGCGTTGTTGAGGTCGCTTATCAGAAGCCTGGGCAGCCCTCTCCCAGCCAGCGCCGGTTAGAGCCGTACGGCATCGTGTTCCACCAGGGGAGCATTTACATTGTGGCCGCGGCCAGTGAGTTACCGGAAGACGACCCGAATCGCATCCGGCACTGGAAGCTCGATCGCTTCAAGAAGGCGGAGGTCACCGACGACTACTTCAAGGTTCCTAAAGACTTTGACCTGGAAGAACACCTGGGCGGGTCGATTGGTATCTTCGCGGCCCACAAGCCGATGGACTTCAAAATTAAAATTACCGCCGCCGCTGCAAGCTGGGTGGTGGAAGACCCGTGGCATGCCGAGCAGAAAGTCGAGCAGCACGACGACGGCAGCATTACGCTGACCGTCAAAGCGGCGCACGAACTGGAGATCATTCCCCGCGTGCTGGCCCTGGGGCCGGAAGCCGAGGTGTTGGCACCCAAGTCTACGCGTGAAGCGATCAAGGCCCGCGTCGAAAAGATGGCCGAGGTCTACGCGAATCGCTGA
- a CDS encoding UvrD-helicase domain-containing protein, translating to MSDSNTPFPNTLIRASAGSGKTFRLSSRYLGIVAHSGRPDEILATTFTRKAAGEILDRIMMRLAIAAIDPAKLNELNGSLEGTPLTQADCLRTLHKIPQQMHRLQVKTLDSHFIRLAQCFSFELGLPPDWTILDDVDDQRLRMDAVNRVLAHPETGEVIQLLHLLSKGSSERSVSRLVMNVVNDLYGVYLDSDENSWQVLSMAAAPKEKEVEDAIEFLDSYPADQKSLKKAMVADVERFRGQQWPKFLDTGLPPKIVAGEETYMRKAIPDDVVRVYQTLVRYVQSILIGRTIDQNRGAYQLLDQFHTHYERLKWQQRGYRFEDVTRRLSDALENSSEIQNQFRLDRKIEHLLLDEFQDTSPVQWDVIRPVAQKIAAQPKDRSILCVGDMKQAIYAWRGGVAEIFDAVQKTLPGINPEDMDKSYRSSPLIMETVNQIFGKLGEFPAAGKMRSGIDHWLKFFHPHETARQELPGYVTLESAPLDREGKPCDDQVIAHTAKRVAELHRKAPHISIGVLVRRNATIASMIYLLRELDVMASEEGGNPLTDSAAVQLMLSILEWIDHPGNTAARFHVAQSPLAVLLGPPVQTNAQWELVANDLRRELLVSGYGAAISRWAKHLHPECTPREQRRLEQLERLAFAYQSKATLRSQDFVRFIQSQRVGDSSSAAVRVMNIHQSKGLEFDAVFLPELDNRIPPQADSFVMRRDEQIGPISGVTHYVSESLQPMLPEAVQQIFEETQQKNVVEALCVLYVALTRAVHALHMVIKPRPMPKSGGEGPSKSFSGIILNGLTDVAYPNEEVLLYHSGDPNWYESTASEHHEIETTQAPAEERLPIQLKPTSPDALGEFVAPSSLEGGRMRRVKDLLTAKVVTAGMQYGSAMHHWMESVEWTETFVADREAMIASARAKFGEFAYAGAFGHFQSILKSNPSTELLGQKQYQSHAWWPGASAGDTLSVQREFPFAITHEGSVLRGSIDRLVLVQQDGQVVAADVIDFKTDKFEDDAALQEKVDHYRPQVNAYRQAVAQIFKLPRSAIRGTLFFVHGPKIITWQEKETP from the coding sequence GGCCACCACGTTCACGCGTAAAGCGGCCGGTGAGATTCTCGATCGCATCATGATGCGTCTGGCCATCGCTGCGATCGACCCAGCCAAGCTGAACGAACTGAACGGTTCCCTCGAAGGGACACCACTTACCCAGGCAGACTGCCTTCGCACGCTGCATAAGATCCCGCAGCAGATGCATCGCCTGCAGGTTAAAACGCTCGATAGCCATTTCATCCGGCTTGCGCAGTGCTTTAGCTTCGAGTTGGGCCTGCCGCCTGATTGGACGATCCTCGACGACGTCGACGACCAGCGTCTGCGAATGGATGCCGTGAACCGTGTCCTTGCCCACCCGGAAACCGGCGAGGTCATCCAGTTGCTGCACCTGCTGAGCAAGGGGAGCTCCGAGCGCAGTGTTTCGCGGCTGGTGATGAATGTGGTCAACGATCTCTACGGCGTTTATCTCGACTCGGACGAGAACTCGTGGCAGGTTCTTTCCATGGCAGCCGCTCCCAAAGAAAAGGAAGTGGAAGATGCCATCGAGTTCCTCGACAGCTACCCTGCCGATCAGAAGTCGCTGAAGAAGGCGATGGTGGCCGACGTCGAGCGTTTTCGTGGTCAGCAGTGGCCGAAGTTCCTGGATACCGGACTGCCGCCGAAGATCGTCGCTGGCGAAGAGACCTACATGCGCAAAGCGATCCCCGACGACGTCGTCCGCGTGTATCAAACGCTTGTACGCTATGTGCAAAGCATCTTGATCGGCCGCACTATCGATCAGAACCGGGGAGCCTACCAACTGCTCGATCAGTTTCATACCCACTACGAACGACTCAAGTGGCAGCAGCGTGGATATCGCTTCGAAGACGTGACCCGCCGCCTGAGCGACGCCCTGGAGAATAGCTCCGAAATCCAGAACCAGTTCCGACTCGACCGAAAGATCGAGCATCTCTTGCTAGACGAATTCCAAGACACCTCGCCGGTGCAGTGGGACGTCATTCGCCCCGTCGCCCAGAAGATCGCCGCGCAACCCAAGGATCGCTCGATCTTGTGCGTGGGGGACATGAAGCAGGCCATCTATGCCTGGCGTGGGGGCGTTGCCGAGATCTTCGATGCCGTCCAGAAAACACTGCCAGGCATCAACCCCGAGGACATGGACAAAAGCTACCGGTCTTCGCCGTTGATCATGGAAACGGTGAACCAGATCTTCGGCAAACTGGGCGAGTTCCCCGCCGCAGGCAAGATGCGCAGTGGCATCGATCACTGGCTGAAGTTCTTCCATCCGCACGAAACAGCCCGCCAGGAACTGCCCGGCTATGTCACGCTCGAATCGGCACCGCTGGACCGGGAAGGAAAACCATGCGATGACCAGGTCATCGCCCATACGGCAAAACGCGTGGCCGAACTGCATCGCAAGGCACCTCATATATCGATTGGCGTTCTCGTCCGACGCAACGCTACGATCGCCTCGATGATCTACCTGCTCCGCGAGCTTGATGTGATGGCCAGCGAAGAAGGGGGCAATCCGCTGACCGACTCGGCCGCAGTGCAGTTGATGCTTTCGATCCTGGAATGGATCGATCACCCCGGCAACACGGCGGCACGCTTCCATGTGGCGCAGTCGCCGCTGGCCGTACTTTTGGGCCCGCCGGTGCAAACCAATGCCCAGTGGGAGCTGGTCGCTAACGATCTACGGCGTGAACTGCTGGTAAGCGGATACGGTGCCGCGATCAGTCGCTGGGCGAAGCATCTTCACCCGGAATGCACCCCGCGAGAACAACGTCGCCTGGAACAGCTCGAGCGATTGGCCTTCGCCTATCAGTCGAAAGCGACTCTTCGCAGCCAGGACTTCGTGCGATTCATCCAGTCGCAGCGTGTGGGGGATTCGTCGAGCGCGGCGGTGCGTGTGATGAACATCCACCAGTCGAAAGGGCTGGAGTTCGATGCCGTCTTCCTACCGGAACTCGACAATCGCATTCCCCCCCAAGCCGACAGCTTCGTGATGCGGCGCGACGAACAGATTGGACCGATCAGCGGCGTGACCCACTACGTCTCCGAGTCGCTTCAGCCGATGTTGCCAGAGGCCGTCCAACAGATCTTTGAAGAGACGCAGCAAAAGAATGTTGTTGAAGCCCTGTGCGTGCTGTACGTTGCACTCACCCGAGCGGTCCATGCACTGCACATGGTCATCAAGCCGCGACCGATGCCCAAGTCCGGCGGTGAAGGTCCTTCGAAATCATTCTCAGGCATCATCCTCAACGGCCTGACCGATGTCGCGTACCCCAACGAAGAAGTCCTACTGTACCACAGTGGCGATCCCAACTGGTACGAATCGACCGCCAGCGAGCACCACGAGATCGAAACGACGCAGGCCCCAGCCGAGGAACGCCTTCCGATCCAACTCAAGCCGACCTCGCCCGATGCCCTCGGCGAGTTCGTCGCCCCGTCGTCTCTGGAAGGGGGACGCATGCGACGCGTCAAGGATCTGCTGACGGCCAAAGTGGTGACCGCCGGAATGCAGTATGGTTCGGCCATGCATCACTGGATGGAGTCGGTCGAATGGACCGAAACGTTCGTCGCCGATCGCGAAGCGATGATTGCCTCGGCACGTGCCAAGTTTGGCGAGTTCGCCTACGCAGGGGCATTCGGTCACTTTCAATCGATCCTGAAATCCAACCCATCGACCGAACTCCTCGGTCAGAAACAGTACCAGTCGCATGCCTGGTGGCCAGGTGCCAGTGCTGGCGACACGCTGAGTGTCCAACGCGAGTTCCCCTTTGCGATCACGCACGAAGGATCGGTCCTGCGAGGATCGATCGACCGGTTGGTGCTGGTCCAGCAGGACGGCCAAGTGGTTGCCGCGGACGTGATCGACTTCAAAACTGACAAATTTGAGGACGATGCGGCCCTTCAAGAAAAAGTCGACCACTATCGCCCTCAGGTCAACGCTTACCGTCAGGCAGTCGCCCAGATCTTCAAGCTCCCTCGCTCTGCCATCCGCGGCACGCTTTTCTTCGTGCACGGACCGAAGATCATCACGTGGCAGGAGAAAGAAACCCCATGA